DNA from Azospirillum sp. TSH100:
CGATCTGATGGCCTATCTGTTCGGCGACATCCTGTCGGTGACCGACGGCGACCTGATGGCGATCTATGGCGGCGGCGTGGTGGCGTTGACCGGTCTGGCGCTGCTGTGGCGCCGGCTGCTGGCGGTGACGGTGGATGAGGATCTGGCGCGGGTGGAGGGCATGCCGGTCGACGCCCTGCGGCTGGCCTTCATGCTGCTGATCGCGCTGGTGATCGCCATCGCCATGAAGATCGTCGGCATCCTGCTGATCACCTCGCTGCTGATCATCCCGGCCGCCGCCGCCCGCCGCTTCGCCCGCACGCCGGAAGGCATGGCGGCGCTGGCATCGGTGCTGGGCATCCTGGCGGTGATCGCCGGGATACTGGCCTCGCTGAACTGGGATCTGCCGGGTGGCCCGAGCGTGGTGGTGGCCGCAGCCGCGCTGTTCCTGCTGGGATCGCTGGTGCCGCTGCGGCGTTGACGCGAAGCGCTGCGCGCGACGGCGAAGTCTGCAATCAGCAAAAGAATACGTTTGCGTGGATTTCCCGTTTGCGGACGTAACCGCCTCGGTCATAGTCCCCCGGCGGACGCAGTGGCGGGCTGGCCGCCACTGCCGCCGTACCAAGGGAGGGCTGGAGGATGGATAAGATCCTCACTCTCCTGATCCTGGTGCTGGAGATCGTCAAGCGGCTGCTTGACCTTCTGATGCACTAAGATCGGGCGGGCGGGCCGGGGAATTGGCGTCCCCGGCCCGCCTACCCCCGATATTGGTGCGGCACCCCATCGCTGTCAACGGGCAGCCAGAAAACACTTATTCGTCGATGTTGCGTGCCAGAACTTCGCGCTTTCCGGAGTGGTTGGGCTTGCTGACCACCCCCTCGGTTTCCATGCGCTCGATGAGGCGGGCGGCGGAGTTGTAGCCGATGCGCAGCTGGCGCTGGATGAAGCTGGTCGAGGCCTTGCGCTCGCGGCAGACCACCGCCACCGCCTTGTCGTAGAGGTCGTCGCCCGATCCGCCGCCGGTGCCGGGCAGGGCATCCTCGTCGAAGGACTGCTCGCCCTCCTCGTCCTCCAGGATGGCGTCGACATAGTTGGGCTCGCCCTGCGCCTTGAGGAATCGGACGATCTGTTCGACCTCGTGGTCGGAGACGAAGGGGCCGTGGACGCGGGTGATGCGGCCGCCGCCGGCCATGTAAAGCATGTCGCCCTGGCCCAGCAGCTGCTCGGCGCCCTGCTCGCCCAGGATGGTGCGGCTGTCGATCTTGCTGGTGACCTGGAAGCTGATGCGGGTCGGGAAGTTGGCCTTGATGGTGCCGGTGATGACGTCGACCGAGGGGCGCTGCGTCGCCATGATCAGGTGGATGCCGGCGGCGCGCGCCATCTGGGCAAGGCGCTGGATCGCCGCCTCGATGTCCTTGCCGGCGACCAGCATCAGGTCGGCCATCTCGTCGACGATCACGACGATGTAGGGCAGCTCGGTCAGGTCGAGCGGTTGCTCCTCGAACAGCGGCTTGCCGGTGTCGGGGTCGAAGCCGGTCTGGACGCGGCGGGTCAGCGATTCGCCGCCCTCGCGCGCCTCGCGCAGGCGGGCGTTGTAGCCCTCGATGTTGCGCACGCCCAGCTTGGACATGTTGCGGTAGCGGTCCTCCATCTCCCGCACCGTCCATTTCAGGGCGACCACCGCCTTCTTGGGGTCGGTGACGACCGGCGTCAGCAGGTGGGGGATGCCCTCATAGACCGACAGTTCCAGCATCTTGGGGTCGATCATGATGAAGCGGCAGCGCTCCGGCGGCAGCCGGTAGAGCAGCGACAGGATCATCGTGTTGATCGCCACCGACTTGCCCGACCCGGTGGTGCCGGCGACCAGCAGATGGGGGAAGCGGGCGAGGTCGGCCACCACCGGCTGGCCGCCGATGTCCTTGCCGAGCGCCAGCGCCAGCTTGCCGCCATGCTTGTCGAAGCCTTCCGCCGCCATCAGCTCGCGCAGCAGAACGGTCTCGCGCTTGGCGTTGGGCAGCTCGACGCCGATGACGTTGCGGCCGGGGACCACGGCGACACGGACCGACACCGCGCTCATCGAGCGGGCGATGTCGTCGGCGAGGCCGATGACGCGCGAGGATTTGGTGCCGGGAGCCGGTTCCAGCTCGTAGAGGGTGACGACCGGGCCGGGATGGACCTTCTGGATCTCGCCGCGCACGCCGAAGTCGGACAGCACGCCTTCCAGCTGGCCAGCGTTGCGCTGGAGCGCCGCCTCGTCCAGCTGTTCGCCACGGATGCCGGTCGGCGGCATCTGCAGCAGGTCCAGCGGCGGCAGCTCGTAGCCCTGCGGTCCCTCCTCCTCGCCCAGCGGAAGGCGGCTCTGGCGCGGGTCCTTTTTCGCCGCTTCGCGTTCCGACGCGGCAGATTTGGGCGGAGCGACGATGGGGACGGTGCGGACCGGCTTGTCGCCAGCGTTCGGAGTGGCGTTCGGGGCGGCGGAGAGCGGAACCGTGCCAGCACCCAGGCCGGCCGGCGGCAGCGGGGTCACCTGAACCGCCTCGTCGAAGCGCGGGAGGTTGCGTTTCGGCGCATCGTCGCCACGCAGCGCGTCGTCCACCGCGACCGAGGCGGCCTGGGCGGCGCTGCGGCCGTGGCGGCGCAGGACGTCGACACCGTTGCGGGCGCCCTGGCGGACCATGCGGGCGCCATTGACCATGCCACGGCCGAGCGCGCGGAAGCTGGCGATCCACTCGCCGATGGACAGGCCGGCGGCCAGGAACAGCACCAGCCCGCCGCCCACCGCGGCGGCGGTCGCCACCATCGGCTCGGCTCCGAACAGGTTGCCCACGCCGCGCAGCAGCACCTGGCCGATGCTGCCGCCGGGAAGCGGGGCGAGCGGATCGGTCGAGGCGTCGGTCAGGCCGGCCAGCGCCATGGCCACCAAAAACACGCCCCACAGCGCCAGAACGGTCCGGAACAGCGGGTTGCCGAGCTTGCGCTGGGCGCCGAGGCGCCAGCCCCAGAACATCGGCACCAGCGCGATGACGAAGGCGGCCCAGCCCAGCGACTGGATCAGCAGGTCGGCGGCGTAGGCGCCGGGGGTGCCGAACAGGTTGCGCGCGCTTCCCGCCGTGGCGGGGATCGAGTTCAGCGAGGCGTCATGCGGGTCGTAGCTGCCCAGCAGCACCATCAGCAGCAGGCCGAACAGGCCCAGCACGAAGCCCATCGCCTCGCGGGCGCGGGCGACGACGAAGGCGCGCATGGCCGGCGAGAAGAAGGGCGGCTTTTCCTGCCGGCCGCGGCCGGGCCGGATGCGCTCCTTGCCCGGTTCCTTCACGCCGTCGCGGGGTGCCCCCTTGCGCGGGCTGGGGGCGGGCCGTCCCAGGGTGGGCCGGGGGCGCGCGGAGGAGGGGCCGGCGGGTCGGGCCATGGGACGGAAACCTCGTGCTGTAGAAACCGGAACTGAAACTTTGGAACCCGAAACCTGGGACCAGCCGGAGCCGGTCAGCCGAGAATGCGGACGATGGCCGCGCAGGCCTGGGCGACGGTGTCGGTGTCCTGCACCAGGGCGACGCGGATGAAGGCGTCGCCGGGGTTCGGCTCGCCGGGGTTGCTGCGCGACAGATAGGCGCCGGGCAGGACGCGGACCGCTCCCTCCGCCCACAGCCGTTTCGCCGCCTCCTCGCCGTTGCCGACCTCCAGCCACAGGAAGAAGCCGCCGGCCGGGCGGTAATAGCCATAGCGGCCGCCCAGCTCCGCCTCCGCCGCGGCGAACTTGGCGCGGTAGGCGGCGCGGTTCTCCTCGACATGCGCCTCGTCGCGCCACAGCGCGGTGCTGGCGGCCAGGATCGGCAGCGGCATGCCTGCGCAGCCGTAGCTGCGCAGGCGGGAGAAGCGGCCGATCAGCGCCGGGTCGCCGGCGACGAAGCCGGAGCGCATGCCGGCGGCGCTCGACCGCTTGGACAGGGAATGGAAGACCAGCAGATTGGCCCAGGGCTTGCCGTCCGCGTACGGCAGGCTGGCCGCGACCTGGAGCGCGCCGACCGGCTGGGCGTCCAGCCAGATCTCGGCATAGCATTCGTCGACCGCCAGCACGAAGCCGTACTGCCGGGCCAACCCGATGGCCTTGGCGAGATAGGCCGGCGTCGCCGCGGCCCCCTGCGGGTTGGCGGGGGTGCAGAGATAGAACAGCGCCGTGCGCTCCAGCAGCTCCGGCGTCAGGGCGTCGAGGTCGGGCAGGAAGCCGGTCTCGCGCGTCGCCGACAGGAACACCGGCTCCGCCCCCGCCATCACCGCGGCCCCTTC
Protein-coding regions in this window:
- the znuB gene encoding zinc ABC transporter permease subunit ZnuB, which produces MDEFVIRALLAGGGIALLAGPLGSFVVWRRMAYFGDTLSHSALLGVTLGFLLGVNPMIGVMVVCVSLALALVALQRRRHLAADTLLGILSHGSLSLGLVALAFLETLRVDLMAYLFGDILSVTDGDLMAIYGGGVVALTGLALLWRRLLAVTVDEDLARVEGMPVDALRLAFMLLIALVIAIAMKIVGILLITSLLIIPAAAARRFARTPEGMAALASVLGILAVIAGILASLNWDLPGGPSVVVAAAALFLLGSLVPLRR
- a CDS encoding DNA translocase FtsK, producing the protein MARPAGPSSARPRPTLGRPAPSPRKGAPRDGVKEPGKERIRPGRGRQEKPPFFSPAMRAFVVARAREAMGFVLGLFGLLLMVLLGSYDPHDASLNSIPATAGSARNLFGTPGAYAADLLIQSLGWAAFVIALVPMFWGWRLGAQRKLGNPLFRTVLALWGVFLVAMALAGLTDASTDPLAPLPGGSIGQVLLRGVGNLFGAEPMVATAAAVGGGLVLFLAAGLSIGEWIASFRALGRGMVNGARMVRQGARNGVDVLRRHGRSAAQAASVAVDDALRGDDAPKRNLPRFDEAVQVTPLPPAGLGAGTVPLSAAPNATPNAGDKPVRTVPIVAPPKSAASEREAAKKDPRQSRLPLGEEEGPQGYELPPLDLLQMPPTGIRGEQLDEAALQRNAGQLEGVLSDFGVRGEIQKVHPGPVVTLYELEPAPGTKSSRVIGLADDIARSMSAVSVRVAVVPGRNVIGVELPNAKRETVLLRELMAAEGFDKHGGKLALALGKDIGGQPVVADLARFPHLLVAGTTGSGKSVAINTMILSLLYRLPPERCRFIMIDPKMLELSVYEGIPHLLTPVVTDPKKAVVALKWTVREMEDRYRNMSKLGVRNIEGYNARLREAREGGESLTRRVQTGFDPDTGKPLFEEQPLDLTELPYIVVIVDEMADLMLVAGKDIEAAIQRLAQMARAAGIHLIMATQRPSVDVITGTIKANFPTRISFQVTSKIDSRTILGEQGAEQLLGQGDMLYMAGGGRITRVHGPFVSDHEVEQIVRFLKAQGEPNYVDAILEDEEGEQSFDEDALPGTGGGSGDDLYDKAVAVVCRERKASTSFIQRQLRIGYNSAARLIERMETEGVVSKPNHSGKREVLARNIDE
- a CDS encoding aminotransferase class I/II-fold pyridoxal phosphate-dependent enzyme, giving the protein MVLTDFSVNSGAVFSEAIGNDRLDLLTDYPFTRLANLLAPITPRANVAPILLTVGEPQHTPPAIIEETLRASAAGWNKYPPVGGTPEFRAAVGDWLTRRYDLPAGLLHADSSVLPLSGTREALFMLALLAVPTQKAGRQPAVLMPNPFYAPYEGAAVMAGAEPVFLSATRETGFLPDLDALTPELLERTALFYLCTPANPQGAAATPAYLAKAIGLARQYGFVLAVDECYAEIWLDAQPVGALQVAASLPYADGKPWANLLVFHSLSKRSSAAGMRSGFVAGDPALIGRFSRLRSYGCAGMPLPILAASTALWRDEAHVEENRAAYRAKFAAAEAELGGRYGYYRPAGGFFLWLEVGNGEEAAKRLWAEGAVRVLPGAYLSRSNPGEPNPGDAFIRVALVQDTDTVAQACAAIVRILG